Proteins co-encoded in one Flavobacteriaceae bacterium MAR_2009_75 genomic window:
- a CDS encoding putative secreted protein (Por secretion system target), protein MKRIIKVLLFVMIVFSFYLGRSQNRYIIQQDITVVPLGGSTDAIYELKAGVNQIFFERSSFVDAYEDYYFNSSIPLNRVTLNFGSSNFSGSGTCSSSSATTQGELGNLCFSDLTTPIPTSSCFEVNLNYFRFFEIPDFTAINNVSASVDVCDYTSFKVFEETCNSVKYAVEYSIGYDFNNKKELLPYGYKSTRFSLRPSNLPDLDLSKSITLWVRYTENPSMSPSDYSDGLQFNVNDCTIELRDTDPAQIVNASCNGTTDGNITLNFKTDVEENYEMRYFVYQGNSSSFPTGETENHDPNNIANFPQSVLNVRFSEGASINQVGPLQLNQDGTYRGSLTGNDETVRGLLGTGQFYVLYQEVEYDNNDNVTVKSGELYPDPNSSIDYFTINQPTPIVPLATITQATCANPNALLQFSASGGNNLNPNGTYNYEYELNGDGNWRNASSQAEIPPSDTSQTVKIRASYTVNSTTCTSEEVTLASTINAAIPGLEIDEIATGPASSNNSSDAFISFTYDGGTPGYNFQLQKLNLDSSNPYPSNFEMVNNPTITHNATNKSVNIAELEIGTYRVTITDDDGDGCSVTSDDIVVSTTPPPTIASSTTTPISCDSGAGSIEIEIEGGIMPYNYQWTTPTDGVLPIQTTGDSKISLNNITEPGEYILKVASNGNTDFSDVSSTTIPIDAPNNIVLDLNNTTVNNISCFGAQDGSIEVAVTGGTEYQYKLDFYDDWQDLTGNSILINNGGVYDLYIRDKNTTCEANPMLDIVVEEPEQITITPTVQDVSTNGGNDGAITISVSGGLPEIDTDKNYTFSWEGKGPNNTSFSSSSQNIGGLIEGRYEITVSDDNGCSSIPLEIEITQPGPLSINSITVVNQMSCVAANDAIITADVEGTSPVTFDWYRDGSLFVQTIDVNTIENLPPGEYQLFLNDGSAPNALESAIVTIDDINAITANIVATGTCPNANEGSIVINNIQGGTPGYSYSIDGNNFQPSGNFSSLNAGNYTVTVRDSNGCEMVQTDVVVDSYPEILLDNENTIVLSVSAEGRSDGAVSPIFEGGVPPFTYEWTGPNVNGTNTQDVSGLMEGNYSILVTDANGCVLNESFTITEPGELIVTASQTEFIPCSGDTFGEITAQVIGGVAPYVLEWFQQINGSDTKLEENSNLLVDLGPGSYFLRATDANGISTDSEIVVITEPDLLTGSVLSTTPILCSGEATGAVEIAFSGGTAPYEFSWSNGETTQNLFNVPAGEYTLFISDINGCYTEITAIIEAAPDALQISNSNVINVSEYNTNDGSISMELTGGAFPFDIEWTQLSNGLVIGGGENITDLAAGSYQVAISDDNGCQLTEIFEITQPDIVEETIVQPACEGDTNGSISLLVNQGNGTFTYDWSTGDTTNAITELAPGSYSVTVTGLENGPITRIYLIEYPKPVEVDLGEDQTLCVSQELALDASVEDEGALYSWTSSNGFTSNSPSINITQSGTYMVTVTSSSGCKAEGSISVDISTAEINAELAASTQAFVNETIIAVDISYPLPDKIEWIFPDEAIIVSSDNDEAQLQFSKAGEYEIGIITYRGDCIAQQTKKIIINQSDPTVKEEATANGSKLVEDFLIYPNPTNGQFTADVNMTERGNVSIKVFSLANNALIASKKERGASLYQVPFDISGLPAGVYAVLLETPYGKTLRKIIKK, encoded by the coding sequence ATGAAAAGAATAATCAAAGTCTTACTATTCGTAATGATAGTCTTTTCTTTTTATTTGGGAAGATCGCAAAACCGATATATAATTCAACAAGATATCACTGTTGTACCTTTGGGTGGTTCCACTGATGCCATTTATGAGTTAAAAGCAGGAGTCAATCAAATTTTTTTTGAACGTTCTTCATTCGTAGACGCATACGAAGATTATTATTTTAATTCTTCAATTCCACTAAACAGAGTTACCCTAAATTTTGGCTCAAGTAATTTTTCTGGATCTGGCACTTGTTCTTCGAGTAGTGCAACCACTCAAGGGGAATTAGGTAATTTATGTTTTAGTGATTTAACCACTCCCATACCAACAAGTTCATGTTTTGAAGTTAATCTGAACTATTTTCGTTTTTTTGAAATTCCTGATTTCACGGCAATTAATAATGTTTCTGCATCCGTTGATGTATGTGACTATACTTCATTTAAAGTTTTTGAGGAAACCTGTAATTCTGTTAAATATGCAGTTGAATATTCTATAGGTTATGACTTTAACAATAAAAAAGAACTACTTCCATATGGTTATAAATCTACTCGTTTTAGTTTAAGGCCTTCAAATTTGCCAGATTTAGATTTAAGTAAGTCAATTACTTTATGGGTTAGATATACGGAGAATCCTTCTATGTCTCCAAGTGATTATTCAGATGGCTTACAGTTTAACGTGAACGATTGCACTATTGAATTAAGGGATACCGACCCAGCACAAATAGTGAATGCATCATGCAACGGCACCACCGATGGTAATATTACCTTAAATTTCAAAACGGACGTGGAAGAAAATTACGAGATGCGATATTTTGTTTATCAAGGCAATTCTTCTTCCTTTCCAACTGGCGAAACAGAAAATCACGACCCGAACAACATTGCCAATTTTCCTCAATCAGTACTCAATGTGCGCTTTAGCGAAGGAGCTAGCATCAACCAAGTAGGCCCTTTACAACTAAATCAGGACGGTACTTACAGGGGCTCGTTAACCGGAAATGACGAAACCGTTAGAGGGCTTTTGGGAACAGGACAATTTTATGTACTTTATCAAGAGGTAGAATATGATAATAATGATAACGTTACCGTGAAAAGTGGTGAACTTTACCCTGATCCAAATTCCAGTATCGACTACTTCACCATAAACCAACCCACTCCTATTGTACCCTTAGCAACCATAACCCAAGCTACGTGCGCCAACCCAAACGCCCTCCTACAATTCTCAGCTTCAGGAGGTAACAACCTAAACCCCAACGGCACTTATAATTATGAGTATGAGCTTAATGGCGACGGTAATTGGCGAAATGCCAGCAGCCAAGCGGAAATACCCCCTTCAGATACCTCACAAACTGTTAAGATACGAGCTTCCTATACGGTAAACAGTACCACTTGCACAAGTGAGGAAGTAACATTGGCCTCTACTATAAATGCGGCCATACCCGGATTGGAAATAGACGAAATAGCAACAGGCCCCGCCTCAAGTAACAATTCATCTGATGCCTTCATTTCTTTTACTTATGACGGCGGTACACCCGGCTACAACTTTCAATTGCAAAAATTAAATTTGGACTCTTCTAACCCGTATCCCTCTAACTTTGAAATGGTAAACAATCCAACCATCACACATAATGCAACAAATAAAAGTGTAAACATTGCAGAATTAGAAATAGGAACGTATCGTGTAACTATTACAGATGATGATGGCGATGGATGCTCGGTAACTAGCGACGATATTGTGGTTTCAACTACACCTCCCCCAACGATTGCTTCCTCCACAACCACACCTATCTCCTGCGATTCGGGTGCTGGATCAATAGAAATAGAAATTGAAGGAGGAATAATGCCCTATAACTACCAATGGACTACCCCTACAGATGGAGTCTTACCGATTCAAACCACGGGTGATAGTAAAATATCCCTCAATAATATTACCGAACCGGGGGAATACATCTTAAAAGTGGCATCCAATGGAAATACAGACTTTTCAGATGTTTCAAGTACTACAATACCAATAGATGCTCCAAATAATATAGTATTGGATCTAAACAATACCACCGTTAACAACATAAGCTGTTTTGGTGCTCAAGACGGTAGTATTGAAGTGGCCGTAACTGGCGGTACAGAATACCAATACAAGCTGGACTTCTATGACGATTGGCAAGATTTGACAGGAAATAGCATTTTAATTAACAATGGAGGAGTGTACGATCTTTACATTCGTGACAAAAACACCACCTGCGAGGCTAATCCTATGTTGGATATTGTGGTTGAAGAACCTGAACAAATAACCATTACCCCTACCGTTCAGGATGTTAGTACCAATGGGGGAAATGACGGGGCAATTACAATTTCTGTTTCCGGTGGGCTTCCTGAGATTGACACCGACAAAAATTACACTTTTAGTTGGGAAGGCAAAGGACCTAACAACACTTCCTTCAGTAGCTCTAGCCAGAATATTGGGGGACTAATTGAGGGACGCTATGAAATTACCGTATCAGACGATAATGGATGTTCTTCCATCCCCTTGGAAATAGAAATTACTCAACCCGGCCCCTTATCCATTAACAGCATTACCGTGGTCAACCAAATGAGCTGTGTTGCTGCCAACGATGCCATCATTACCGCTGATGTAGAGGGTACCTCGCCCGTTACTTTTGATTGGTACCGAGATGGCTCTTTGTTTGTTCAGACCATAGATGTAAACACCATAGAAAACTTACCTCCTGGAGAGTATCAACTATTTCTAAACGATGGTTCCGCTCCCAATGCTCTGGAGAGTGCAATTGTGACAATTGATGATATTAACGCCATCACAGCCAATATTGTCGCAACCGGCACCTGCCCCAACGCCAACGAAGGCAGTATCGTTATAAACAATATCCAAGGTGGTACTCCCGGATATAGTTACAGCATTGATGGTAATAACTTTCAACCCTCAGGCAATTTCAGCTCTTTGAACGCCGGAAATTACACGGTTACCGTTCGTGATAGCAATGGATGTGAAATGGTGCAAACCGATGTGGTGGTAGATAGTTATCCCGAGATTCTTTTGGATAACGAAAACACTATTGTGCTTTCGGTCAGTGCCGAAGGAAGAAGCGATGGAGCCGTCTCCCCTATTTTTGAAGGTGGCGTACCACCTTTTACTTATGAATGGACAGGGCCGAATGTAAACGGAACTAATACACAAGATGTCAGTGGCCTAATGGAGGGAAACTATTCAATTTTAGTCACAGATGCCAATGGCTGTGTTTTAAACGAGTCTTTTACCATTACCGAACCAGGTGAACTCATAGTTACCGCCTCTCAAACAGAATTTATTCCTTGTAGCGGGGATACTTTTGGAGAAATTACAGCACAAGTAATTGGCGGCGTAGCACCCTATGTTCTAGAGTGGTTTCAACAAATAAATGGTTCGGACACTAAATTGGAGGAAAATTCCAACTTATTGGTCGATTTAGGTCCGGGAAGTTACTTTCTTCGGGCTACCGATGCCAATGGAATTAGTACAGATTCGGAAATAGTGGTCATCACCGAACCGGATTTGCTTACAGGTTCTGTACTGAGCACTACCCCTATCTTATGTAGTGGAGAAGCGACAGGGGCTGTAGAAATTGCTTTTTCGGGTGGAACGGCTCCCTATGAATTTTCATGGAGTAATGGGGAAACTACCCAAAACCTATTTAATGTTCCTGCAGGGGAATACACCCTGTTTATTTCAGATATTAACGGTTGTTATACGGAAATCACGGCTATAATAGAAGCAGCACCAGATGCCTTACAAATTAGCAATAGTAACGTCATCAATGTTTCGGAATACAATACCAATGACGGTAGTATTTCAATGGAATTGACAGGAGGGGCTTTTCCTTTTGATATTGAATGGACTCAACTATCAAACGGACTGGTAATAGGAGGCGGGGAAAATATTACCGACCTAGCGGCAGGCAGCTATCAGGTTGCCATTTCAGATGATAATGGTTGTCAGCTGACGGAAATCTTTGAAATCACCCAACCCGATATTGTTGAAGAAACCATCGTACAACCTGCATGTGAAGGAGATACAAATGGAAGTATTTCCCTACTCGTGAATCAAGGTAATGGTACCTTCACCTACGACTGGAGTACGGGTGATACCACCAATGCCATTACCGAACTGGCACCAGGCAGCTATTCCGTAACCGTAACAGGGCTGGAAAACGGACCCATTACACGAATCTACTTAATCGAATACCCAAAACCGGTAGAAGTCGATTTAGGAGAAGACCAAACCTTATGCGTAAGTCAAGAATTGGCTTTAGATGCCAGTGTAGAAGACGAGGGCGCCCTATATAGTTGGACATCAAGTAACGGATTTACAAGTAATTCCCCTAGCATAAATATTACCCAAAGTGGCACTTATATGGTCACTGTAACCTCTTCTTCAGGATGTAAGGCAGAGGGTTCCATATCAGTAGATATAAGTACAGCGGAAATTAATGCGGAGTTGGCCGCCTCTACGCAGGCATTTGTAAATGAAACAATTATTGCCGTAGACATAAGCTATCCGCTTCCTGATAAAATAGAATGGATATTTCCCGATGAGGCCATAATTGTTTCTTCGGATAACGACGAAGCTCAATTGCAGTTTAGTAAAGCCGGTGAATATGAGATTGGAATAATAACCTATAGGGGGGATTGTATAGCACAACAAACCAAAAAGATAATTATCAACCAATCGGATCCTACCGTAAAAGAGGAAGCAACGGCTAATGGAAGTAAATTAGTTGAAGATTTTCTTATCTACCCTAATCCTACCAATGGGCAATTCACCGCTGATGTAAATATGACCGAACGGGGGAATGTCAGTATAAAAGTGTTTAGTTTGGCGAATAACGCGCTGATAGCTTCCAAAAAAGAGCGAGGTGCCTCGTTATATCAGGTTCCTTTTGATATTTCAGGGCTACCGGCCGGAGTATACGCTGTTTTATTGGAAACTCCTTATGGAAAGACTTTAAGGAAAATAATAAAGAAATAA
- a CDS encoding F-type H+-transporting ATPase subunit epsilon — protein MYLEIVSPEATLFSGEVTSVTVPGVNGEFQMLNNHEPIISLLQEGNVKVDGNVVIEEAYTSKFSKDADGKTILPITSGTVEMKDNKVIVLAD, from the coding sequence ATGTATTTAGAAATTGTTTCACCAGAAGCCACCTTGTTCTCGGGAGAAGTTACCTCGGTAACCGTTCCGGGTGTGAATGGCGAGTTTCAGATGCTTAACAATCACGAACCGATTATTTCTTTGTTGCAAGAAGGTAATGTGAAGGTAGATGGTAACGTTGTAATTGAAGAGGCTTATACCTCTAAGTTTTCTAAAGATGCAGACGGCAAAACCATCTTACCGATTACTAGCGGAACGGTAGAAATGAAAGACAATAAGGTTATTGTTTTGGCCGATTAA
- a CDS encoding ATP synthase F1 subcomplex beta subunit (manually curated), giving the protein MSKVTGKVSQIIGPVVDVEFQSGDILPKIYDSLEITSKGGSKLVLEVQSHIGENTVRTISMDSTDGLSRGTDVLATGSAIQMPIGDDVYGRLFNVIGDAIDGLGNLPKSGKDGLPIHREAPKFEDLSTSTEVLFTGIKVIDLIEPYAKGGKIGLFGVLVLVKTVLIQELINNIAKGHGGLSVFAGVGERTREGNDLLREMLESGIIKYGDDFMHSMEEGGWDLNKVDKNIMKESKATFVFGQMNEPPGARARVALSGLTIAEYFRDGAGEGQGKDVLFFVDNIFRFTQAGSEVSALLGRMPSAVGYQPTLATEMGAMQERITSTKRGSITSVQAVYVPADDLTDPAPATTFAHLDATTVLSRKIAELGIYPAVDPLDSTSRILTADILGNDHYNCAQRVKELLQRYKELQDIIAILGMEELSEEDKSAVGRARRVQRFLSQPFHVAEQFTGIPGVLVDIKETIKGFNMIMDGELDHLPESAFNLKGTIEEAIEAGEKMLAEA; this is encoded by the exons ATGTCAAAAGTTACAGGTAAAGTTTCGCAGATCATTGGGCCGGTGGTTGATGTTGAATTTCAATCCGGAGATATTCTTCCAAAAATCTACGATTCACTAGAAATCACTAGCAAAGGTGGTTCTAAGTTGGTGCTGGAAGTGCAATCACATATTGGTGAGAATACCGTTAGAACCATATCAATGGATTCTACTGATGGTCTAAGCCGTGGAACTGATGTGCTGGCGACGGGTAGTGCTATTCAGATGCCTATCGGAGATGACGTTTACGGTCGTCTTTTTAATGTTATCGGTGATGCTATCGATGGTTTGGGTAACTTGCCAAAATCTGGCAAAGACGGTTTGCCTATTCACAGGGAAGCTCCAAAATTCGAAGATCTTTCTACCTCTACCGAGGTTCTATTCACAGGTATCAAGGTTATTGACCTTATTGAGCCTTACGCTAAAGGTGGTAAAATTGGTCTCTTCGGGGTGCTGGTGTTGGTAAAA ACCGTATTGATTCAAGAATTGATCAACAACATCGCTAAAGGTCACGGTGGTCTATCTGTATTTGCAGGTGTTGGTGAAAGAACCCGTGAAGGAAATGATTTACTTCGTGAGATGTTGGAGTCTGGTATTATCAAATACGGTGATGATTTCATGCATTCTATGGAAGAAGGCGGTTGGGATTTGAACAAGGTAGATAAAAATATAATGAAAGAATCTAAGGCGACTTTCGTTTTCGGTCAAATGAACGAACCACCTGGAGCCCGTGCAAGGGTTGCTCTTTCTGGGTTGACTATAGCAGAATATTTCCGTGATGGTGCTGGTGAGGGTCAAGGTAAAGATGTTCTTTTCTTCGTAGATAATATTTTCCGTTTTACGCAAGCAGGTTCAGAGGTATCGGCACTATTGGGGCGTATGCCATCTGCGGTGGGTTATCAACCAACTTTGGCAACAGAAATGGGGGCCATGCAAGAGCGAATTACATCAACTAAAAGAGGTTCGATTACTTCTGTACAGGCGGTTTACGTACCTGCGGATGACCTTACGGATCCTGCTCCTGCGACAACCTTTGCTCACTTAGATGCTACTACCGTATTATCTCGTAAGATTGCCGAACTTGGTATTTATCCTGCGGTGGATCCTTTAGATTCTACATCACGAATTCTTACGGCCGATATTTTAGGTAATGATCATTACAACTGTGCACAACGAGTTAAAGAGTTGTTGCAACGATATAAAGAATTACAAGACATTATTGCCATTCTTGGTATGGAAGAGTTGTCGGAAGAGGATAAATCGGCTGTAGGTCGTGCTAGACGTGTTCAGCGTTTCCTTTCTCAGCCTTTCCATGTGGCAGAGCAGTTTACAGGTATTCCTGGTGTTCTTGTTGATATTAAGGAAACTATCAAAGGTTTTAATATGATTATGGATGGGGAGTTAGATCACCTTCCGGAATCTGCCTTTAACCTTAAAGGAACTATTGAGGAAGCCATTGAGGCCGGGGAAAAAATGTTAGCTGAAGCGTAA
- a CDS encoding TonB-dependent receptor-like protein: protein MKTVLFLALLLVGGFSYSQTTVDGKVVDQNNEPIPGANIIITGKTIGTTADFDGNFTLETSEVPPFQLTITSIGYSEVTEEVTSNNQTLTITLAEAQTFLDEVVISASRTPERIFESPVTVERFGLQDIKNTASADFYDGLENLKGVDVNTNSLTFKSVNTRGFATFANARFMQLVDGMDNSTPALNFPIGNLVGMIETDVQSVELLPGASSALYGANAFNGILFMRSKNPFDHQGLSGYVKRGMTSQEAAGDNPYTDFGIRGAYKFSEKFAGKVNFGYLKGTDWAATSEVDKTTVGGTRADLNYDGINVYGDEVSADIKSVAETLETTINPDTGAPFLPAGANALVPSVEVSRTGYNERHLTNYNAESVKADWGLYYRPWENDFEVSYVGKVGTGSTIYQGTNRYSIANFFQEQHKLEFRNDNFFLRGYIVADKAGDSYDMVFTGININRAWKDDETWFGEYTGAYVQATLGGASNEQAHAVARAQAESGRFEPGTPEFEAAFNRSVNDPDLSTGSQFRDASKYYHADGNYNFSHLTDFADIQVGGSYRRYSLNSFGTIYTDYDGAIDYSEFGIYTQIQKGFDFTEDMNLKLTGSVRYDKSEFFDGFFSPRLSAGLTLNRDHNIRASVQTGFRNPTTQDLFIGLDAGRAILIGSAPDNLDRYSREFEVSGAAQANFQQPATITQTGRVAYENSYTLSSVQRLGETGNPADLEIANPSIVKPEQVTSVEVGYRGKIDKLVVDFSAYYNQYKDFISQEVVIAPYYGSVGDGSLSVAAIANDDFQAYSAYTNSEVNIGSYGASLGLTAQIFGGFDLSGSYTFAKQDFDQEANPDFMSNFNTPEHKFKASLGNTDLFKNFGFNLAYRFSDDYFWEATFGNGVVPEFHVLDAQISYRIPGIKSAFKAGATNLLGDEYFTAFGTGFIGSMYYLSWTINNL from the coding sequence ATGAAGACAGTACTATTTTTGGCATTGCTGTTGGTTGGGGGCTTTAGTTACTCTCAAACAACGGTGGACGGAAAAGTGGTAGATCAGAACAATGAGCCAATTCCCGGTGCGAATATCATTATCACAGGAAAAACGATAGGAACCACCGCCGATTTCGATGGGAATTTTACACTAGAAACTTCTGAAGTCCCCCCTTTTCAGTTAACTATTACAAGTATTGGGTATTCTGAGGTTACCGAAGAGGTAACTTCAAATAATCAAACACTTACCATTACTCTGGCAGAAGCCCAGACTTTTTTAGATGAAGTGGTCATTTCGGCCTCTCGAACTCCTGAGCGTATTTTTGAATCTCCGGTAACGGTTGAACGTTTCGGACTTCAAGATATTAAGAATACCGCTTCAGCAGATTTTTATGATGGATTGGAAAACCTAAAGGGTGTAGACGTAAATACCAATAGTTTGACATTTAAATCAGTCAATACTAGGGGTTTTGCAACATTTGCCAATGCACGATTTATGCAATTGGTCGATGGTATGGATAACTCAACGCCTGCGCTTAACTTTCCTATAGGAAACTTGGTCGGTATGATCGAAACCGATGTGCAGAGCGTAGAATTGCTCCCCGGGGCATCTTCTGCATTGTATGGCGCAAACGCCTTTAACGGAATCCTTTTCATGAGAAGTAAAAACCCTTTCGATCATCAGGGATTAAGCGGTTATGTAAAAAGAGGTATGACCAGCCAAGAAGCTGCCGGTGATAATCCTTATACCGATTTTGGAATACGGGGAGCTTATAAGTTCAGTGAAAAATTTGCTGGTAAAGTGAATTTCGGTTATCTGAAAGGAACTGATTGGGCAGCTACTAGTGAGGTAGATAAAACCACTGTAGGTGGTACGCGTGCCGATTTGAACTACGATGGTATCAATGTCTATGGTGATGAGGTTTCCGCAGATATAAAAAGTGTAGCCGAAACATTGGAAACCACTATTAACCCTGATACGGGCGCACCCTTTTTGCCAGCAGGTGCCAATGCCTTGGTGCCCTCTGTCGAAGTGAGCCGAACGGGCTACAACGAACGTCACTTGACTAATTACAATGCAGAAAGTGTCAAAGCTGATTGGGGTCTATACTATCGCCCATGGGAAAATGACTTTGAAGTGTCGTATGTGGGTAAGGTAGGTACCGGGTCTACCATTTACCAAGGTACAAACCGATACAGTATCGCTAATTTCTTTCAAGAACAGCATAAGTTAGAGTTTAGAAATGATAATTTTTTTCTAAGAGGATATATCGTTGCCGATAAGGCTGGTGATTCTTATGACATGGTTTTCACCGGAATTAACATCAATAGGGCTTGGAAAGATGATGAGACGTGGTTCGGTGAGTATACAGGGGCTTATGTACAGGCTACATTAGGTGGAGCAAGCAATGAACAAGCCCATGCAGTAGCCAGGGCCCAAGCTGAATCTGGTCGTTTCGAACCGGGCACTCCAGAATTTGAAGCGGCATTTAATAGAAGTGTTAATGATCCTGACCTTTCGACCGGTTCTCAATTTAGAGATGCCTCAAAGTACTATCACGCCGATGGTAATTATAACTTCAGTCACTTAACCGATTTTGCCGATATTCAGGTGGGTGGTTCATATCGCAGATATAGTTTGAACTCTTTCGGAACTATATATACAGATTATGATGGTGCTATAGACTATTCAGAATTCGGTATATATACTCAGATTCAAAAAGGTTTTGACTTCACTGAAGACATGAACTTAAAGTTGACGGGATCAGTTCGTTACGATAAGTCTGAATTTTTTGACGGATTCTTTTCTCCAAGACTTTCTGCAGGTTTGACCTTGAATAGAGACCATAATATTAGGGCTTCGGTTCAAACAGGGTTTAGAAATCCGACTACGCAAGATTTGTTTATCGGTCTAGACGCAGGTCGCGCAATTTTGATAGGTTCTGCTCCTGATAACCTTGATCGTTACTCTAGAGAATTTGAAGTAAGTGGGGCGGCTCAAGCGAATTTTCAACAACCGGCTACGATTACTCAGACAGGTAGGGTGGCCTATGAGAATTCTTATACGCTAAGTTCGGTTCAACGACTGGGTGAAACTGGTAATCCCGCAGATTTAGAAATTGCCAATCCGAGCATAGTTAAGCCAGAACAGGTTACTTCAGTAGAAGTGGGTTACCGCGGAAAGATTGATAAGCTGGTGGTTGACTTTAGTGCTTATTATAACCAGTATAAAGATTTTATTTCTCAAGAAGTTGTGATAGCACCTTATTACGGATCGGTTGGTGATGGCTCACTTTCTGTGGCGGCAATCGCCAATGATGACTTTCAGGCGTACAGTGCCTATACCAACTCTGAAGTGAACATAGGTTCTTATGGTGCTTCCTTGGGTTTAACAGCACAAATTTTTGGAGGCTTTGACTTAAGCGGAAGTTATACCTTCGCCAAACAAGATTTTGACCAAGAAGCCAATCCAGACTTCATGAGTAACTTCAATACTCCAGAACATAAATTCAAGGCTTCTTTAGGAAATACTGATCTTTTCAAGAATTTCGGATTTAATCTGGCCTACCGCTTTAGTGATGATTATTTTTGGGAAGCTACGTTTGGTAATGGTGTGGTTCCTGAATTTCATGTGTTAGATGCACAGATCAGTTATAGAATTCCTGGTATCAAATCTGCCTTTAAAGCCGGAGCGACCAATCTTTTGGGCGATGAGTATTTCACGGCATTCGGAACCGGTTTTATCGGCTCTATGTACTACTTGTCATGGACAATCAATAACTTATAA